From the Thermococcus sp. genome, the window GGCGGAACACCCTTTATGCAGACTTTGAGAAGAGCGAGCTTGAGGAGATCATCCGGAGAAAATTTCGAGTGAGCCCCCTAATCTCCGTTGATGACGGGGCCCTAATCGTGGGAACGGACTATGAAAGAGTTGAAAAGTTCATCGCCCTTTTCCTCCAGAATAACCTTGGCAGTCGCCTGATGAACGTGTACACCGGACGGTCGATCGTCTACATTCACGAAGGCATGGATGTCCCACTCCTGGGCTACAACGCGTTCGGGCTCATCGACAGGGGCACCAACCTCATTCAGGTACGCGGTGTCACAGGCTGCAATCTCTCCTGCGTATTCTGCTCGGTCGATGAGGGTCCTTATTCCAGGACGAGAAAGCTCGACTACGTCGTTGACATTGATTATCTCTTGGAGTGGTTTAACAACGTTGCGAGGATCAAGGGAATGGGCATTGAAGCCCATCTTGACGGGCAGGGGGAACCGCTCCTCTATCCTTTCCGCGTAGAGCTCGTCCAGGCCCTCCGGGAACACCCCAACGTATCGGTTGTCTCCATGCAGAGCAACGGCGTTCTACTAACGGACAAACTCGTCGAAGAGCTGGCAGAGGCCGGCCTCGACAGGGTTAACCTTTCCATCCACTCCCTCAATTCAGACAAGGCAAAGATGCTCATGGGGATGAGGAGATACGACCTTGATCACGTCCTTGACATGGCCGAGGCCCTGGTAAACGCGGGGATAGACGTCCTCATAGCTCCGGTCATAATCTTTGGAATCAACGACGATGAGGCCGAGGCATTCATAGAGTTCGCCCGGAGGATTGGGGCAGGGAAACGCTGGCCCGCCATCGGATTTCAGAACTACGTACCCTACAAATTCGGAAGGAATCCCACAATAGCCCGAGTGGTTCCGTTCAGGGAGTTCTACGGATGGCTTAGGGGACTGGAGAAAAAGACGGGCATGAGGCCCCTCGTCCTCAAACCAGGCCACTTCGGCATGGAAAAACGGGAGTTCATACCCCTCTCCTTCAGGCCAGGTGAGGTTGTTAAGGCTGAAGTCGTCCTCCCGGGTAGAATAAAGGGGGAGATGCTTGCAAAGGCCCGCAACAGGCTGATAGAGGTAATCAACACGGAGGCTGAAGTGGGGGACAGGATAAGGGTGAAAATAGTACGGACGAGGCATGGAATCTACATTGGAACCCCATTTTAGCGGGCGGAAAGGATCCCTAGATAAACCTGGAGGTCGTTACCTTTAACTCCCCATTCTCCCAGAGATTCAGAAGGGCCTTGGCTATCCTCTCGCCGGCCTTTCCATCGCCGAAGGGATTGGGTGCAGTTGCCATCATACTGTAGAACCCCTCATCAGTGAGCAATTTATCTACATAATGAAGGACCCTATCCAATTCAAGCCCGACAAGGACGTTTCCACCGGCTTTTACCGTTTCCGGTCTCTCGGTGTTGTAGCGGAGCGTCAAGCATGGCACATTTAAGATTATGGCCTCCTCTTGAATTCCCCCAGAATCCGTCATGATGAGCCTCGCGTTCCGTTCCAGCCTCAAGAAGTCAAGATAACCGAGGGGCTTTGTTATCATCAAGTTGTCGATAACCTCAACGCGCCTCATGAGGCCGAACTCCCCAAGTTTGCCCCTCGTACGCGGATGCATTGGATAAACCGCCTTGATAGGAAGGTTCTCCAATATCTCGACTAGCTTCTCAAGATTTTCCTTTCTGTCGGTGTTCTCGGCACGGTGAGCAGTTACGAGGATGTATTTCCCCGATTTCAGGCCAAGGCGTTCAAGAACGTTGCTTTTTTTCTCTGCCAGTTCCGAGTTCTGAAGAACGGCATCAACAACCGTGTTTCCGACAACGTAAACGTTCTCCACTATCCCTTCCCGTTCAAGGTTTTCTCTGGCCTCCTCCGTTGGAGCAAAGAGGATCTCACTTGCGTGATCCGCCAGAACCCTGTTTATCTCCTCCGGCATCGTCCTATCGAAGCTCCTCAATCCTGCTTCAACGTGAGCCACCGGAATCCTCAGCTTGACACTCGCCAGAGCTCCAGCCAGAACAGTATTTGTATCACCTTGGACGAGAGTTACGTCCGGTTTCTCGTCCATCAAAACCCGTTCTATCCCCATCATTGCCCTTCCGGTTTGTTCGGCCTGGGTTCCAGAGCCAACTTCTAGGTGGTGGTCTATGTCGTCCAGTCCGAGTTCTTCAAGGAACACCCTGCTCATCTCATAGTCGTAGTGCTGGCCGGTGTGTATTAGAAGGGAT encodes:
- a CDS encoding radical SAM protein, giving the protein MIRLRLPHSRFEEADDRIRLIWRNTLYADFEKSELEEIIRRKFRVSPLISVDDGALIVGTDYERVEKFIALFLQNNLGSRLMNVYTGRSIVYIHEGMDVPLLGYNAFGLIDRGTNLIQVRGVTGCNLSCVFCSVDEGPYSRTRKLDYVVDIDYLLEWFNNVARIKGMGIEAHLDGQGEPLLYPFRVELVQALREHPNVSVVSMQSNGVLLTDKLVEELAEAGLDRVNLSIHSLNSDKAKMLMGMRRYDLDHVLDMAEALVNAGIDVLIAPVIIFGINDDEAEAFIEFARRIGAGKRWPAIGFQNYVPYKFGRNPTIARVVPFREFYGWLRGLEKKTGMRPLVLKPGHFGMEKREFIPLSFRPGEVVKAEVVLPGRIKGEMLAKARNRLIEVINTEAEVGDRIRVKIVRTRHGIYIGTPF
- the wecB gene encoding non-hydrolyzing UDP-N-acetylglucosamine 2-epimerase — its product is MRPAFVFGTRPEIIKLAPVVRAFDELGVESLLIHTGQHYDYEMSRVFLEELGLDDIDHHLEVGSGTQAEQTGRAMMGIERVLMDEKPDVTLVQGDTNTVLAGALASVKLRIPVAHVEAGLRSFDRTMPEEINRVLADHASEILFAPTEEARENLEREGIVENVYVVGNTVVDAVLQNSELAEKKSNVLERLGLKSGKYILVTAHRAENTDRKENLEKLVEILENLPIKAVYPMHPRTRGKLGEFGLMRRVEVIDNLMITKPLGYLDFLRLERNARLIMTDSGGIQEEAIILNVPCLTLRYNTERPETVKAGGNVLVGLELDRVLHYVDKLLTDEGFYSMMATAPNPFGDGKAGERIAKALLNLWENGELKVTTSRFI